From a region of the Carassius auratus strain Wakin chromosome 31, ASM336829v1, whole genome shotgun sequence genome:
- the LOC113050522 gene encoding ubiquitin carboxyl-terminal hydrolase CYLD-like isoform X1 has protein sequence MASADNNIYFIITANPPSPNSHINAGQICFIGKQRFDLWQKRNDRNMPVVCMGTPFDVYLNEVLLQQLKPRSAELLLALESNEMRLLALKDPEALKEASNLSEGSQVYVEYNGQWLKGVIRYGLSTSSYMSDPIRGVFFGVELQGEDKEKGQNDGSYLHQTYFTCPKNSGIFAPFTRIKPVDHKPSAPLLPTQSSLSMTSTEPLKVGDRVTFLSDINDHHGMIMDIKDSPDGKMVLISTDRDKEGKQGGEMLVPLDFVIKEEPLNKDETEKMDTSQGSEMGGVTDFDEITVGSLVQILGKELAYGIVRWVGSLPDCLETIAGLELENSSAGVTDGTYKGKRYFNCPPRCGLFVKLSSCRPDDRFSGAKEQHFNGHSDHNGAIVYEEQENVPPIRTEDVSKRLIGKKKGIQGHCNSCYMDSALFSVFSCSSVLDSMLFKSTEHETIQNILLKNIVNPLRKQGFVSERSVMNLRKQLQNREHCPTYTTDEKDPEEFLSLIMQEILSLDPPLKLCSHSGSRQKVQSCYYYQIFMDHNHHLVLPTVQQLLEHSFYSNSLKLAEVPACLILTMPRSGKSFKMFPKIIPSTELDITGLLADGPQQCVLCGQLANEECAECFRDTVFSDTGFKYFCEKCSTQVHSHQQRRCHKPRRLLLPQGFSYSQSSGSDRRTPPREKLELFAVLCIETSHYVSFVKYGPQDTDWIFFDSMADRVGEIDGYNIPEVRACPEVGQYLHMPLSQLANQVPREMKGVAKRLFCDGYMYLYQSRTMSLYR, from the exons ATGGCTTCAGCTGACAACAATATATACTTCATTATAACTGCAAATCCACCTTCACCAAATAGCCACATAAACGCTGGTCAAATATGCTTCATAGGTAAACAGCGATTTGATTTATGGCAAAAGAGAAATGACAGAAATATGCCTGTAGTTTGTATGGGCACACCATTCGATGTATACCTTAATGAAGTTCTTCTGCAGCAACTGAAGCCCAGATCAGCAGAATTACTGCTTGCTCTTGAATCAAATGAAATGCGACTCTTGGCACTGAAAGATCCTGAGGCTTTAAAGGAGGCGTCAAATCTGTCTGAAGGCAGTCAGGTTTACGTGGAATATAATGGGCAATGGCTCAAAGGTGTGATTCGATACGGTCTTTCAACTTCATCTTATATGTCTGATCCTATAAGAGGAGTCTTCTTTGGGGTGGAACTGCAG GGGGAAGATAAAGAAAAAGGCCAAAATGATGGTTCCTACCTCCACCAAACATACTTCACATGTCCTAAAAACTCAGGCATTTTTGCCCCTTTTACAAGAATCAAACCAGTGGATCATAAACCATCAGCACCGCTGCTACCAACTCAGTCTTCCCTGTCCATGACATCTACTGAACCTCTCAAAGTTGGAGACAGAGTTACCTTTCTTAGTGACATAAATGATCACCATGGCATGATTATGGATATAAAGGACAGCCCAGATGGTAAAATGGTTCTCATATCTACT GATAGGGATAAAGAGGGGAAGCAAGGGGGTGAGATGTTGGTCCCATTGGATTTTGTAATTAAAGAGGAGCCATTAAATAAAG ATGAAACTGAAAAAATGGACACTTCTCAGGGCTCCGAGATGGGGGGTGTTACTGATTTTGACGAAATTACTGTTGGCTCCCTAGTGCAGATCCTGGGAAAAGAGCTAGCTTATGGAATTGTCCGCTGGGTTGGCAGTTTACCTGATTGTCTTGAGACGATTGCTGGACTGGAACTG gagAACAGCAGTGCCGGTGTGACTGATGGGACATATAAAGGAAAACGTTACTTTAACTGTCCTCCTCGTTGtggtttatttgtgaaattatcATCTTGTCGGCCTGATGATCGTTTTTCTGGTGCAAAGGAGCAGCACTTTAATGGACATTCTG ATCATAATGGGGCAATTGTATATGAGGAACAGGAGAATGTACCACCTATTAGAACAGAAGATGTGTCCAAGCGATTGATTGGTAAGAAGAAAGGCATTCAGGGTCACTGCAACTCCTGTTATATGGACTCTGCCCTGTTCAG tgTGTTTTCCTGTTCATCAGTACTGGATTCTATGCTTTTTAAGTCTACCGAACATGAAACCATTCAAAACATTCTGCTAAAGAACATTGTCAACCCTCTCCGCAA ACAAGGCTTTGTATCAGAGCGCAGTGTGATGAATCTTCGGAAACAATTACAGAATCGGGAGCACTGCCCCACTTACACCACAGATGAGAAGG ATCCCGAGGAGTTCCTCTCTCTCATCATGCAAGAGATTCTCTCTCTAGATCCGCCACTCAAACTCTG CAGCCATTCGGGAAGTAGACAAAAAGTGCAAAGCTGTTACTACTACCAAATCTTTATGGATCACAACCACCATTTAGTCCTGCCGACAGTTCAACAGCTACTGGAACATTCGTTTTACAGCAACAGTCTCAAACTAGCAGAG GTGCCTGCCTGTCTGATTCTTACTATGCCTCGCTCAGGGAAGAGTTTCAAAATGTTTCCAAAAATAATTCCCTCTACAGAACTGGACATCACTGGTCTTCTCGCGGATG GTCCTCagcagtgtgtgttgtgtggtcAGCTAGCAAATGAGGAGTGTGCTGAGTGCTTCAGAGACACGGTGTTCAGTGATACAGGATTCAAGTATTTCTGTGAGAAATGTTCCACTCAG GTGCACTCTCACCAGCAGCGTCGATGCCACAAGCCCAGGCGCCTGCTTCTTCCTCAGGGCTTCTCTTACTCACAGAGTTCAGGGTCTGATCGCCGCACGCCTCCACGGGAGAAACTCGAGCTGTTTGCTGTGCTGTGTATAGAGACCAGCCACTATGTCTCTTTCGTCAAATACGGACCTCAGGATACTGACTGGATCTTCTTTGACAGTATGGCTGACCGTGTTG GTGAAATCGATGGCTATAATATCCCAGAAGTGCGGGCATGTCCTGAGGTTGGCCAGTACCTACATATGCCTCTGTCTCAGCTGGCTAATCAAGTGCCCCGAGAGATGAAAGGTGTGGCGAAGAGACTCTTCTGCGATGGTTACATGTACCTTTATCAGAGCAGGACCATGTCTCTATATCGATGA
- the LOC113050522 gene encoding ubiquitin carboxyl-terminal hydrolase CYLD-like isoform X3, whose protein sequence is MRLLALKDPEALKEASNLSEGSQVYVEYNGQWLKGVIRYGLSTSSYMSDPIRGVFFGVELQGEDKEKGQNDGSYLHQTYFTCPKNSGIFAPFTRIKPVDHKPSAPLLPTQSSLSMTSTEPLKVGDRVTFLSDINDHHGMIMDIKDSPDGKMVLISTDRDKEGKQGGEMLVPLDFVIKEEPLNKDETEKMDTSQGSEMGGVTDFDEITVGSLVQILGKELAYGIVRWVGSLPDCLETIAGLELENSSAGVTDGTYKGKRYFNCPPRCGLFVKLSSCRPDDRFSGAKEQHFNGHSDHNGAIVYEEQENVPPIRTEDVSKRLIGKKKGIQGHCNSCYMDSALFSVFSCSSVLDSMLFKSTEHETIQNILLKNIVNPLRKQGFVSERSVMNLRKQLQNREHCPTYTTDEKDPEEFLSLIMQEILSLDPPLKLCSHSGSRQKVQSCYYYQIFMDHNHHLVLPTVQQLLEHSFYSNSLKLAEVPACLILTMPRSGKSFKMFPKIIPSTELDITGLLADGPQQCVLCGQLANEECAECFRDTVFSDTGFKYFCEKCSTQVHSHQQRRCHKPRRLLLPQGFSYSQSSGSDRRTPPREKLELFAVLCIETSHYVSFVKYGPQDTDWIFFDSMADRVGEIDGYNIPEVRACPEVGQYLHMPLSQLANQVPREMKGVAKRLFCDGYMYLYQSRTMSLYR, encoded by the exons ATGCGACTCTTGGCACTGAAAGATCCTGAGGCTTTAAAGGAGGCGTCAAATCTGTCTGAAGGCAGTCAGGTTTACGTGGAATATAATGGGCAATGGCTCAAAGGTGTGATTCGATACGGTCTTTCAACTTCATCTTATATGTCTGATCCTATAAGAGGAGTCTTCTTTGGGGTGGAACTGCAG GGGGAAGATAAAGAAAAAGGCCAAAATGATGGTTCCTACCTCCACCAAACATACTTCACATGTCCTAAAAACTCAGGCATTTTTGCCCCTTTTACAAGAATCAAACCAGTGGATCATAAACCATCAGCACCGCTGCTACCAACTCAGTCTTCCCTGTCCATGACATCTACTGAACCTCTCAAAGTTGGAGACAGAGTTACCTTTCTTAGTGACATAAATGATCACCATGGCATGATTATGGATATAAAGGACAGCCCAGATGGTAAAATGGTTCTCATATCTACT GATAGGGATAAAGAGGGGAAGCAAGGGGGTGAGATGTTGGTCCCATTGGATTTTGTAATTAAAGAGGAGCCATTAAATAAAG ATGAAACTGAAAAAATGGACACTTCTCAGGGCTCCGAGATGGGGGGTGTTACTGATTTTGACGAAATTACTGTTGGCTCCCTAGTGCAGATCCTGGGAAAAGAGCTAGCTTATGGAATTGTCCGCTGGGTTGGCAGTTTACCTGATTGTCTTGAGACGATTGCTGGACTGGAACTG gagAACAGCAGTGCCGGTGTGACTGATGGGACATATAAAGGAAAACGTTACTTTAACTGTCCTCCTCGTTGtggtttatttgtgaaattatcATCTTGTCGGCCTGATGATCGTTTTTCTGGTGCAAAGGAGCAGCACTTTAATGGACATTCTG ATCATAATGGGGCAATTGTATATGAGGAACAGGAGAATGTACCACCTATTAGAACAGAAGATGTGTCCAAGCGATTGATTGGTAAGAAGAAAGGCATTCAGGGTCACTGCAACTCCTGTTATATGGACTCTGCCCTGTTCAG tgTGTTTTCCTGTTCATCAGTACTGGATTCTATGCTTTTTAAGTCTACCGAACATGAAACCATTCAAAACATTCTGCTAAAGAACATTGTCAACCCTCTCCGCAA ACAAGGCTTTGTATCAGAGCGCAGTGTGATGAATCTTCGGAAACAATTACAGAATCGGGAGCACTGCCCCACTTACACCACAGATGAGAAGG ATCCCGAGGAGTTCCTCTCTCTCATCATGCAAGAGATTCTCTCTCTAGATCCGCCACTCAAACTCTG CAGCCATTCGGGAAGTAGACAAAAAGTGCAAAGCTGTTACTACTACCAAATCTTTATGGATCACAACCACCATTTAGTCCTGCCGACAGTTCAACAGCTACTGGAACATTCGTTTTACAGCAACAGTCTCAAACTAGCAGAG GTGCCTGCCTGTCTGATTCTTACTATGCCTCGCTCAGGGAAGAGTTTCAAAATGTTTCCAAAAATAATTCCCTCTACAGAACTGGACATCACTGGTCTTCTCGCGGATG GTCCTCagcagtgtgtgttgtgtggtcAGCTAGCAAATGAGGAGTGTGCTGAGTGCTTCAGAGACACGGTGTTCAGTGATACAGGATTCAAGTATTTCTGTGAGAAATGTTCCACTCAG GTGCACTCTCACCAGCAGCGTCGATGCCACAAGCCCAGGCGCCTGCTTCTTCCTCAGGGCTTCTCTTACTCACAGAGTTCAGGGTCTGATCGCCGCACGCCTCCACGGGAGAAACTCGAGCTGTTTGCTGTGCTGTGTATAGAGACCAGCCACTATGTCTCTTTCGTCAAATACGGACCTCAGGATACTGACTGGATCTTCTTTGACAGTATGGCTGACCGTGTTG GTGAAATCGATGGCTATAATATCCCAGAAGTGCGGGCATGTCCTGAGGTTGGCCAGTACCTACATATGCCTCTGTCTCAGCTGGCTAATCAAGTGCCCCGAGAGATGAAAGGTGTGGCGAAGAGACTCTTCTGCGATGGTTACATGTACCTTTATCAGAGCAGGACCATGTCTCTATATCGATGA
- the LOC113050522 gene encoding ubiquitin carboxyl-terminal hydrolase CYLD-like isoform X2, whose protein sequence is MASADNNIYFIITANPPSPNSHINAGQICFIGKQRFDLWQKRNDRNMPVVCMGTPFDVYLNEVLLQQLKPRSAELLLALESNEMRLLALKDPEALKEASNLSEGSQVYVEYNGQWLKGVIRYGLSTSSYMSDPIRGVFFGVELQGEDKEKGQNDGSYLHQTYFTCPKNSGIFAPFTRIKPVDHKPSAPLLPTQSSLSMTSTEPLKVGDRVTFLSDINDHHGMIMDIKDSPDGKMVLISTDRDKEGKQGGEMLVPLDFVIKEEPLNKDETEKMDTSQGSEMGGVTDFDEITVGSLVQILGKELAYGIVRWVGSLPDCLETIAGLELENSSAGVTDGTYKGKRYFNCPPRCGLFVKLSSCRPDDRFSGAKEQHFNGHSDHNGAIVYEEQENVPPIRTEDVSKRLIGKKKGIQGHCNSCYMDSALFSVFSCSSVLDSMLFKSTEHETIQNILLKNIVNPLRKQGFVSERSVMNLRKQLQNREHCPTYTTDEKDPEEFLSLIMQEILSLDPPLKLCHSGSRQKVQSCYYYQIFMDHNHHLVLPTVQQLLEHSFYSNSLKLAEVPACLILTMPRSGKSFKMFPKIIPSTELDITGLLADGPQQCVLCGQLANEECAECFRDTVFSDTGFKYFCEKCSTQVHSHQQRRCHKPRRLLLPQGFSYSQSSGSDRRTPPREKLELFAVLCIETSHYVSFVKYGPQDTDWIFFDSMADRVGEIDGYNIPEVRACPEVGQYLHMPLSQLANQVPREMKGVAKRLFCDGYMYLYQSRTMSLYR, encoded by the exons ATGGCTTCAGCTGACAACAATATATACTTCATTATAACTGCAAATCCACCTTCACCAAATAGCCACATAAACGCTGGTCAAATATGCTTCATAGGTAAACAGCGATTTGATTTATGGCAAAAGAGAAATGACAGAAATATGCCTGTAGTTTGTATGGGCACACCATTCGATGTATACCTTAATGAAGTTCTTCTGCAGCAACTGAAGCCCAGATCAGCAGAATTACTGCTTGCTCTTGAATCAAATGAAATGCGACTCTTGGCACTGAAAGATCCTGAGGCTTTAAAGGAGGCGTCAAATCTGTCTGAAGGCAGTCAGGTTTACGTGGAATATAATGGGCAATGGCTCAAAGGTGTGATTCGATACGGTCTTTCAACTTCATCTTATATGTCTGATCCTATAAGAGGAGTCTTCTTTGGGGTGGAACTGCAG GGGGAAGATAAAGAAAAAGGCCAAAATGATGGTTCCTACCTCCACCAAACATACTTCACATGTCCTAAAAACTCAGGCATTTTTGCCCCTTTTACAAGAATCAAACCAGTGGATCATAAACCATCAGCACCGCTGCTACCAACTCAGTCTTCCCTGTCCATGACATCTACTGAACCTCTCAAAGTTGGAGACAGAGTTACCTTTCTTAGTGACATAAATGATCACCATGGCATGATTATGGATATAAAGGACAGCCCAGATGGTAAAATGGTTCTCATATCTACT GATAGGGATAAAGAGGGGAAGCAAGGGGGTGAGATGTTGGTCCCATTGGATTTTGTAATTAAAGAGGAGCCATTAAATAAAG ATGAAACTGAAAAAATGGACACTTCTCAGGGCTCCGAGATGGGGGGTGTTACTGATTTTGACGAAATTACTGTTGGCTCCCTAGTGCAGATCCTGGGAAAAGAGCTAGCTTATGGAATTGTCCGCTGGGTTGGCAGTTTACCTGATTGTCTTGAGACGATTGCTGGACTGGAACTG gagAACAGCAGTGCCGGTGTGACTGATGGGACATATAAAGGAAAACGTTACTTTAACTGTCCTCCTCGTTGtggtttatttgtgaaattatcATCTTGTCGGCCTGATGATCGTTTTTCTGGTGCAAAGGAGCAGCACTTTAATGGACATTCTG ATCATAATGGGGCAATTGTATATGAGGAACAGGAGAATGTACCACCTATTAGAACAGAAGATGTGTCCAAGCGATTGATTGGTAAGAAGAAAGGCATTCAGGGTCACTGCAACTCCTGTTATATGGACTCTGCCCTGTTCAG tgTGTTTTCCTGTTCATCAGTACTGGATTCTATGCTTTTTAAGTCTACCGAACATGAAACCATTCAAAACATTCTGCTAAAGAACATTGTCAACCCTCTCCGCAA ACAAGGCTTTGTATCAGAGCGCAGTGTGATGAATCTTCGGAAACAATTACAGAATCGGGAGCACTGCCCCACTTACACCACAGATGAGAAGG ATCCCGAGGAGTTCCTCTCTCTCATCATGCAAGAGATTCTCTCTCTAGATCCGCCACTCAAACTCTG CCATTCGGGAAGTAGACAAAAAGTGCAAAGCTGTTACTACTACCAAATCTTTATGGATCACAACCACCATTTAGTCCTGCCGACAGTTCAACAGCTACTGGAACATTCGTTTTACAGCAACAGTCTCAAACTAGCAGAG GTGCCTGCCTGTCTGATTCTTACTATGCCTCGCTCAGGGAAGAGTTTCAAAATGTTTCCAAAAATAATTCCCTCTACAGAACTGGACATCACTGGTCTTCTCGCGGATG GTCCTCagcagtgtgtgttgtgtggtcAGCTAGCAAATGAGGAGTGTGCTGAGTGCTTCAGAGACACGGTGTTCAGTGATACAGGATTCAAGTATTTCTGTGAGAAATGTTCCACTCAG GTGCACTCTCACCAGCAGCGTCGATGCCACAAGCCCAGGCGCCTGCTTCTTCCTCAGGGCTTCTCTTACTCACAGAGTTCAGGGTCTGATCGCCGCACGCCTCCACGGGAGAAACTCGAGCTGTTTGCTGTGCTGTGTATAGAGACCAGCCACTATGTCTCTTTCGTCAAATACGGACCTCAGGATACTGACTGGATCTTCTTTGACAGTATGGCTGACCGTGTTG GTGAAATCGATGGCTATAATATCCCAGAAGTGCGGGCATGTCCTGAGGTTGGCCAGTACCTACATATGCCTCTGTCTCAGCTGGCTAATCAAGTGCCCCGAGAGATGAAAGGTGTGGCGAAGAGACTCTTCTGCGATGGTTACATGTACCTTTATCAGAGCAGGACCATGTCTCTATATCGATGA